In Gemmatimonadaceae bacterium, the following proteins share a genomic window:
- a CDS encoding ABC transporter permease: MSLPSLRSGVDAVGRDLRFAARGLRNTPAFTVAAVLALALGIGATTAILSVVRSVLLRPLAYVDADRLVVLLHDGRNPASPRNFDDWRSQTRSFSDMAAAEYWTPDLTGGDNPTQVMGLRVTTRMFPMLGVGPALGRVFTVADEQTGNEHVVVLGYGLWQRMFGGRRDVLGTSMSLSGSRYTIVGVMPKSFQFAPFWATHSELWAPLALAGRINDGRSLRVFARLAPTVTLEQARADLRAVTARLEASDPGTNKNVVITPLKEKVVGDIRTPLLTLLVAVSFVLLIACTNVAHMLLARAASRQREIAVRTALGATRRRVVVQLLAESCVLAALGGLGGVALAIWGVRALVAAGPAIIPRVTTLTVDGSVLLIAFGISAATVVAFGLLPAIRASRVDLAETFRDGDRASSGGRARSRARDALVASEFALALVLLVGAGLMIRTLVAMQRIDPGFDPRNVVSMIVSTAGTPAADSTRHAAFYESSLERVRGVPGVVSASYINHRPFDGDMWGFQFRVEGQPRPRPNEWPTATYRVVFPNYFATMRIPVLRGRDISGMDRADAPRVVVINEFMAKKHWPGLDPIGRRISLDDSNWVTVVGVVKNHVGESLTAPAEEEMFLPFAQQPRYVNGLGASRTMTLVARVACRRVECDASASVAAISGAIRSDERNIPISAVVSFSALARSATAESRFYLTLLTAFAAVAVLLAAVGIFGVITYAVSRRTHEIGIRIALGAEPGSVMRSIVGEGLSIVSVGAAAGLAAAIALTRLMRGILYGVSPTDAWTFAAVTALLVGVALAASLIPARRATRIDPLIALRSE, from the coding sequence ATGTCTCTCCCTTCCCTCCGGTCGGGCGTTGACGCGGTCGGGCGCGACCTGCGGTTTGCCGCGCGCGGTCTGCGCAATACGCCCGCGTTCACCGTTGCCGCGGTGCTCGCGCTCGCCCTCGGGATCGGCGCGACGACCGCGATCCTGAGCGTCGTGCGCTCTGTGCTTCTGCGCCCGCTGGCGTATGTCGACGCCGACCGCCTCGTCGTGCTCCTCCACGACGGCCGCAATCCGGCGTCGCCGCGAAACTTCGACGATTGGCGATCGCAGACCCGCAGCTTTTCCGACATGGCCGCCGCGGAGTATTGGACACCGGACCTGACCGGCGGCGACAACCCGACGCAGGTGATGGGGCTGCGCGTCACCACCCGCATGTTTCCGATGCTCGGCGTCGGGCCGGCACTCGGTCGCGTCTTTACAGTCGCGGACGAGCAAACCGGGAACGAGCACGTCGTCGTGCTCGGCTACGGACTGTGGCAGCGAATGTTCGGCGGACGCCGCGACGTACTTGGGACCTCGATGTCCCTCAGCGGATCGCGGTACACGATCGTCGGTGTCATGCCAAAGTCGTTTCAATTCGCGCCGTTCTGGGCAACGCACTCCGAGCTGTGGGCGCCGCTCGCGCTCGCGGGGCGAATCAACGACGGACGAAGCCTGCGCGTCTTCGCGCGGCTCGCGCCGACCGTCACCCTCGAGCAGGCGCGCGCAGACTTGCGCGCCGTGACCGCGCGCCTCGAGGCGAGCGACCCGGGGACCAACAAGAACGTCGTGATCACGCCCCTCAAAGAGAAAGTCGTCGGCGACATCCGGACGCCGCTGCTCACGCTGCTCGTGGCCGTGAGCTTCGTGCTCCTCATCGCGTGCACCAACGTCGCACACATGCTGCTGGCGCGAGCCGCCTCGCGCCAGCGAGAGATCGCCGTACGCACCGCGCTCGGCGCGACGCGCCGACGTGTCGTCGTCCAACTGCTCGCCGAAAGCTGCGTGCTAGCCGCCTTGGGCGGACTCGGCGGCGTCGCGCTCGCGATCTGGGGAGTCCGCGCGTTGGTCGCAGCTGGTCCGGCCATCATACCGCGCGTGACCACGTTGACGGTCGATGGCTCGGTGCTCCTGATCGCGTTTGGGATTTCCGCCGCGACCGTCGTGGCGTTCGGTCTTCTTCCCGCCATTCGCGCATCGCGAGTGGATCTGGCCGAAACGTTTCGCGACGGCGATCGTGCGTCGAGCGGCGGCCGAGCACGATCGCGCGCTCGAGACGCGCTGGTCGCGTCGGAGTTCGCGCTGGCGTTGGTCCTGCTCGTCGGCGCGGGGCTGATGATTCGCACGCTGGTCGCGATGCAGCGAATCGACCCGGGCTTCGATCCGCGGAACGTCGTGTCGATGATCGTTTCCACCGCGGGCACGCCCGCCGCGGACAGCACGCGCCACGCGGCGTTCTACGAGAGCTCGCTCGAGCGAGTGCGCGGCGTGCCTGGCGTCGTATCGGCGAGCTACATCAACCATCGGCCGTTCGACGGCGACATGTGGGGGTTCCAGTTTCGCGTCGAAGGACAGCCGCGGCCGCGCCCGAACGAATGGCCGACGGCGACGTATCGCGTCGTGTTCCCGAACTACTTCGCGACGATGCGAATTCCAGTTCTCCGCGGCCGAGACATCTCGGGAATGGACCGCGCGGATGCGCCCAGGGTCGTGGTCATCAACGAGTTCATGGCGAAGAAGCACTGGCCGGGACTCGATCCGATCGGCCGCCGCATCTCGCTCGACGATTCCAACTGGGTCACGGTCGTTGGCGTCGTGAAGAATCACGTGGGCGAGTCGCTGACCGCGCCGGCGGAGGAGGAGATGTTCCTTCCCTTCGCGCAACAGCCGCGCTACGTGAACGGCCTCGGCGCATCACGCACCATGACCCTCGTCGCGCGCGTGGCGTGCCGGCGCGTCGAGTGCGACGCGAGTGCTTCTGTCGCGGCGATCAGCGGCGCAATCAGGTCCGACGAACGCAACATTCCGATCTCGGCCGTCGTGAGCTTCAGCGCGCTCGCCCGGTCGGCTACGGCGGAATCGCGCTTCTATCTCACGTTGCTGACCGCGTTCGCGGCGGTGGCCGTGCTCTTGGCCGCGGTGGGGATATTCGGCGTCATCACGTATGCGGTGTCGAGACGCACGCACGAGATTGGAATTCGCATCGCGCTCGGCGCGGAACCGGGGTCGGTGATGCGTTCCATTGTCGGCGAGGGATTGTCGATCGTCTCGGTGGGCGCGGCCGCCGGACTGGCCGCGGCGATCGCGCTCACGCGGCTGATGCGAGGCATTCTCTACGGCGTGAGTCCGACCGACGCGTGGACCTTCGCCGCGGTGACCGCGTTGCTCGTCGGCGTCGCACTGGCGGCGAGTCTGATACCGGCGCGACGGGCGACGCGAATCGATCCGCTGATCGCGCTGCGATCCGAGTAG
- a CDS encoding peptidase dimerization domain-containing protein: MIRSRCCAALLCFAALSGAAAQETPTERDAARDVVHKLDSLEKSLNLPALVAKLTGPNPARDQVAARAKELMDTELLAMGDDITRHPEIGFEEKRSVEILVDYLKKHDFTVQMGTPGLPTAFIARYTKSTGSPNLGVILEYDALRGTKGAFHGDQHSTQGPIGIAAAVAIAEYLTKTRTPGTVTVFGTPGEEMMPPNAKTVMFTSHVFDGVDILVRSHSTTVTSRPAPGFGTCCMNIDGVKYTFSGAPAHQLTAWNGRNALTAVIHLFNNIDAMRSNMRPEARIQGVITEGGAAPNVVPDKTAADFYIRYPDEVYLAQELQIVDDAARAAALETGTKVKIDHYGQNRDGVSIGSINEVAFGYLKKYGGQNVQPEPGKPQGYEETGSVSSAIPGGEFSAMTSTAPNHTYEMLADATSPVGHRGFVTDAQAMAALLYDFATRADYRTMVKHEFETIRGLHTEYLEGLKKVYTVPKVPEP, encoded by the coding sequence ATGATTCGCTCGCGATGCTGCGCCGCGCTTCTCTGCTTCGCCGCGCTGTCCGGCGCGGCGGCGCAGGAGACGCCCACCGAACGCGACGCCGCTCGCGACGTCGTCCACAAGCTCGACTCGCTCGAGAAGTCGCTCAACCTCCCCGCGCTCGTCGCCAAGCTCACCGGCCCGAATCCGGCGCGCGATCAAGTCGCGGCGAGAGCGAAGGAGCTCATGGACACCGAGCTTCTCGCGATGGGCGACGACATCACACGTCACCCGGAGATCGGCTTCGAGGAGAAGCGGTCGGTCGAGATCCTCGTCGACTATCTCAAGAAGCACGACTTCACGGTGCAGATGGGAACGCCCGGCCTCCCGACGGCGTTCATCGCGCGGTATACCAAGTCGACCGGCTCTCCCAACCTCGGCGTCATTCTCGAGTACGACGCGCTGCGCGGCACGAAGGGCGCGTTCCACGGCGACCAGCACAGCACGCAAGGGCCGATCGGCATCGCCGCCGCCGTCGCGATCGCCGAGTATCTCACGAAGACCAGGACGCCGGGAACGGTGACCGTATTCGGCACGCCGGGCGAAGAGATGATGCCGCCCAACGCGAAGACCGTGATGTTCACGTCGCACGTCTTCGACGGAGTGGACATTCTCGTCCGCAGCCACTCGACGACGGTGACGAGCCGACCGGCGCCGGGTTTCGGCACGTGCTGCATGAACATCGACGGCGTGAAGTACACGTTCAGCGGCGCGCCGGCGCACCAGCTCACGGCGTGGAACGGACGCAACGCGCTGACCGCGGTGATCCACTTGTTCAACAACATCGACGCGATGCGCAGCAACATGCGTCCCGAGGCGCGCATCCAGGGCGTGATCACCGAAGGAGGCGCGGCGCCCAACGTCGTACCGGACAAGACCGCGGCCGATTTCTACATCCGTTATCCGGACGAGGTCTACCTCGCGCAGGAGTTGCAAATCGTCGACGACGCGGCGCGCGCCGCCGCGCTCGAGACGGGGACCAAGGTCAAGATCGACCACTACGGCCAGAATCGCGACGGCGTGAGCATCGGATCGATCAACGAGGTCGCGTTCGGATATCTCAAGAAGTACGGCGGGCAGAACGTGCAGCCGGAGCCGGGCAAACCGCAGGGTTATGAAGAGACAGGAAGCGTGTCCAGCGCCATTCCGGGCGGCGAATTCAGCGCGATGACGTCGACGGCGCCGAACCATACGTACGAAATGCTCGCCGACGCGACGTCCCCGGTCGGACATCGCGGCTTCGTCACCGACGCGCAAGCGATGGCCGCGCTCCTCTACGATTTCGCGACGCGTGCCGACTATCGCACGATGGTCAAGCACGAGTTCGAGACGATCCGCGGGCTACACACCGAATACCTCGAGGGGCTCAAGAAGGTCTACACGGTGCCGAAGGTTCCGGAGCCGTAA